A part of Ptychodera flava strain L36383 chromosome 11, AS_Pfla_20210202, whole genome shotgun sequence genomic DNA contains:
- the LOC139144387 gene encoding uncharacterized protein translates to MNVHLFGNVSSPAIATFGLRKIAEDGVSTYGEDVKEFIDKNFYVDDRLTSAPDAQKAISLINRTRDLLATRNVNFHKIVSNDEEVMTALPNEVRAKDLQSLDFNQDTLPTQRSLGVKWSLEADAFTFEVDLKKKPFSRRGVLAIVNSIYDPLGILAPVSIEGKLILRGLMTETKGRNSSNLGWDETLPEKYLPRWTRWCNNLNYITKIQLQRCYTPPTFGPIKKTECHIFSDASNEAIGAVAYLRLTNHEDNVNVSFILGKAKVNPTHAVSIPRLELCAAVLATKLAQKITSEIGLNIDNFIYHTDSKIVLGYINNSSKRFHVYLANRVEKIHNISSPADIASRSVPAPKLNSTIWLSGPAFLWQRDEQDNHEETEHKYTVSDEDPEVRKQLAVLNTSTKEVEQDDLGAHRFQRFSSWRSLKRSIANLIGKIRQRKSPEKTDKKEEEKSKEELKIEMMAQAETIILRSVQKSVFHKEYEILSAAKSAGTDNNNPYGKPMSTVDESRSTDHLQ, encoded by the coding sequence ATGAACGTACACCTGTTCGGCAATGTCTCCTCACCAGCCATTGCTACCTTCGGACTGAGAAAGATCGCTGAAGACGGCGTATCTACGTATGGAGAAGACGTGAAAGAGTTCATTGACAAGAACTTTTACGTCGACGACAGACTAACTTCAGCACCAGATGCACAGAAAGCTATCAGTCTCATCAATAGAACAAGAGACTTACTAGCGACCAGAAACGTTAACTTCCACAAGATCGTTTCAAATGATGAAGAAGTCATGACAGCACTTCCAAACGAAGTACGAGCCAAAGATCTACAGAGTTTGGATTTCAACCAAGACACCTTACCGACACAGAGATCATTAGGGGTCAAGTGGTCTCTAGAGGCGGACGCATTCACATTCGAAGTAGACTTGAAGAAGAAGCCATTCTCACGGCGGGGAGTACTGGCGATCGTCAACTCAATATACGATCCACTCGGTATACTCGCACCAGTTTCCATAGAAGGAAAACTAATACTACGAGGCCTCATGACAGAAACTAAAGGACGCAACTCATCAAACCTTGGATGGGATGAAACACTACCTGAGAAATACTTGCCCAGATGGACCCGCTGGTGCAACAACCTCAACTACATcacaaagatacagctacagCGATGCTACACTCCACCCACCTTCGGACCcataaagaaaacagagtgtCACATTTTCTCTGACGCCAGCAATGAAGCCATAGGTGCCGTAGCGTACTTGCGGTTGACCAACCATGAAGACAACGTCAACGTATCATTCATACTTGGCAAAGCAAAGGTAAACCCGACTCATGCAGTCTCCATACCTCGCCTAGAACTGTGTGCAGCCGTCTTAGCAACAAAACTCGCACAGAAGATCACATCAGAAATCGGCCTGAACATCGACAACTTCATATATCACACGGACAGCAAAATTGTCCTTGGTTATATAAACAACAGTTCGAAACGTTTCCACGTATACCTAGCGAACAGAGTAGAAAAGATACACAACATCTCATCACCAGCTGACATCGCATCACGCAGTGTACCAGCCCCAAAACTCAACTCAACTATCTGGCTATCAGGACCAGCATTCCTGTGGCAGCGAGACGAGCAAGACAACCATGaagaaacagaacacaaatacacagtaagtgaTGAAGACCCTGAGGTCCGCAAACAACTTGCTGTCCTCAACACATCAAcgaaggaagtagaacaagacgaCTTAGGTGCTCACCGATTTCAACGATTCTCATCATGGAGATCCTTGAAGAGAAGTATTGCCAACCTAATAGGCAAAATCAGACAAAGAAAATCACCagaaaagacagacaaaaaagaagaagagaagTCCAAAGAAGAACTGAAAATTGAGATGATGGCACAAGCAGAAACCATCATCCTACGCTCAGTAcagaaaagtgtgtttcataaaGAATATGAGATACTATCTGCAGCAAAGTCAGCAGGCACTGACAACAACAACCCTTACGGAAAACCTATGTCCACAGTAGATGAGAGTAGATCTACGGACCATCTGCAGTAG